TCGAGCGTCCATTTGCCTCTTTCCTCGAAGGGCCGggaatttcttttctcctctagCTCCTCCATCTTTCGCAGTACCAGCGCCCGGAGCCCCAAGGGCATGGGCTGGCGGGAGGATAACCAATGCCAACGGAAGATCTCCCGCTTACCAAACCAATCAAGTACTGCGCGGACGTGCTCCCACTTACCAAACCAATCAAGGACCCCGCGGACGAGCTTTGGCCTTTCTTTGTATGGGTGGCATTGTTCTAACAAATTGAGCTGCCCGATAGACCTCGACCATCTTTCCTTCCTCATACACCGATCAGCTATAATTGGAAGGAGCCTTGACAAGAGCGGCATCCCAAGATTCCTACCCATCGCCACCACTGCCCAATCCGAAAATGCCAACCTCGTAATCTGATAAAGCTGGAGACAAGTGAATGCCATCAGTAACGCATAGGTGTAGGTGATGTACATATCGATCAAGAAGGCGTTCTTGAAGATCATAGCGAATCTACACAAGGCAGTCACCAAGCAGAAGAAGCCAACAGAGTAGCCTATGATGCCCCATTTCGTGAACAGAATCGGCGCTTTAGTGTAGAGTGCATCGAACATGAAGTTCAGCTCGATCTCATTCACGGTGAAAGCGCGGTTGGCAGAGTAATTTTTTATGGACATCCAATCGCGGGATACAAACACAGGGTGGTACGGCCAGTTCGCGATGTGAGGCTTCAGACAGTCGAACCGAAAGTAGGCCTTCAAGATGTCCCTTGCGGAGTCAAACTTCTTGTCCTCGGGGAACAGTTCAAGCTGACGACTGCTTTCCCTTACTTCCTCGGTGGCTACTTTGGGAAAGTATTCGGCATTCACAATTGAGTTCTCGTCGTACACGGATTTGAGAGCCCAGACCCACAATGCCGCCTTTATGAATCCGGTAATGAACAAGGGGATGTACAGCCCTGAGACTGGGGACGAGCCGTCCCAACAGCGAATGAGAATACGAACCACGATTACAACTGTAGCCCCGACGTTCAGAATCTGTCTCAATCCCAGCCGGTTATCTTCCACCGCATAGGCCGTTATGCCATCTGGGTACCCAAGTTGCATCAGAAGCAACGGGGCAAAGAGCCCTACCAACTCCACGTCGTAACCCGGATTTTTAGGATCATCGATGTGGACCACAGTAAGCTTGCCCAGCGCAATTTTCGCAACATAAGACAGGAGCAAATAGGAAGCCCAGACGATGGATCTAGCTAAATTCGACCTCATATATTTCCGACGAATGCCTAATATTGTGAGTAAAATCTCGCAAGTAAGGCTTACAGTGACCAAGAAATGAATCCCCCAGTTCTCCCACAGATATTTCAGCAGCGGCCACACCGTCTTGATTATTGAGGAAATCCAACTGATCAAGCTCATGGTGGCTTCGTTCAAGTGTTCTCACTAGACATCAATGCAAATGCTGAGTGAGGAAAATTTTCACATTGCTTCTGAAGAATAATTACTACGAGCTCGGACAAAACTGGATAAATGCATCCAGTATTGCATAAATCAATTCTCTCAATCTGTTAGAATTTTGAATAACTGAAACTATGAATGTGCACATTGTTTATGATACAAAGTAATCTCTCCATGTTCAtcgctctttttctttcctagaGTTTTTGACTGCGTGTATATCCTTTTGCGATCCttgtacttttctttcttccattttttttttgttacacctttttttctttcctttttttttttttttttttttatgtgttcaGCGAGATCTTAAATATCTAGCAAAGTTGCCCTCTTCTCGCATCGTGAGATTTGAAGAAGCTTTGGGACAATTTTGTGCCGTTACCGTCCACCATCTTATGAGTCTTCCTTAATTTTGCAGAATAATAAACTACATATGCTCGCTTCAATTAGGTAATATGGGAAAACAAATTGTAGTCCTAAGTCAATGTTTTCTAAAAGTTATAGCATTGAAatgatcaattcaaaatttctgcCACTAAAGTGAGCATTGTATAATAGTTATGACACTTATGGTGTCACTTTCTCAAATTCTTTAAAAGTGAATTATCCATAAATTCTTTTCGTGGAGCTTTTAAGTTTTTCTACTTCTATTCTTCATATATTAGCTTTTCAAAGTAACTTCACTTTCTCAAATTCTTTAAAACCTATATGGTCCATAATCATTTCAACTTCACCTATTAAAATTGTCTTTGCTATGCCGCATGATGCACTAGCTGGATCGATCTGAAACCTAAATCTTTCAGTGATCACcataggaagagagagagagaggaccacAAAATTTTGGAACTGGAATCCACTTTACAAGTTCTAGTACCAATCTTGGAACCTACTTGACCATGCTTGTTCTAAGAGGGTCAATAGATTTCATAGGTTCTCCTATATACCCCATCATTTAGTCTTGAAAGAAACTCTTTGTAATTTTGGGCAACTTCATGAACcaatgcttttcttcttttataatTTCGGGAGTTCTATTACTTTTAAGCTTTGTgaaaaatgatagaaaagaTGTTTCACCTAGTGAGAGGACCACATGTCAAGTTCTTAATAGCCTTGTATTTTGTTCACAAAAATACTTATACAGAATTAGAGTAGATGACTTTAGGTGCACTTGCTCTTAGGTTGGATTTTTGGCTCACATGTTGGATTTTTGAAGTTTTAAGTAGAAGAGGTTCCACGACTCCCAAAATAATTCCTATAATCCTATCACATTGCACTTCCTGCAGATTTCTCACATAGGAAAGAATGCATTCAATAGCATGTTTGCTATACCTTTTCATACATAGCAATGACTAAAtatcaaatttgacaagttgtgAAGGAACGAGGAAGGGTCAATTTCTCCCCGTAGCTCTTTCATCAGTAGGAAAATGAACATTGAAGACAGCTAAACATGCGCTATAACTTGTATAGAGTATGGTTAAGTATACAAACCAGCAAGTTAAATTAGATCATCTCTTGCCAAAACATCCAAAGTGCAGAGAGCGTATAAATTAACCCTGAAGACTATATGGGTTAGTAAGCacaacaagcaaatgcaagctAACTAAAGTAACAGGAAAGAAAGAGGTGCAATGCATTGCAAGACTAGCGCCACCACACCTGAATTGGAGGGCTGATGAATCCCAGAAGCATTATTAAGAAGAAGCGGATGCCGACATTGACACCGGAAAAGATGGAGAAACTGAAGTACAGAAAGTAACAGAGAGATTTATCCTTAGAATCATTGTTAATGAACGAGTACTGGGAATATGTGCATTACTTCCTTAGCTAGCAGAGAACTTGTGTCTCAACACAATTCACGGCAATGAACTTCTGTGGGACCTCCAATTATTAAGTAAGAAAATGAAAGGCGTGGGAATAATAAGGtcaaaaagagaatggaatAAAAGTCGGAATGGGAATTTGATTATTTGCTTGCAACTTTCGGCTGagtctccttttctcttttgtccgGTTGGCCTAATGAGTAGTTAACCATGTCTTGAAGTTTTGCGGTCTATCTTCAAGGTCACACGTAATTCTCATTCTACTGTGCATTTTTAACCCTTGGATTAGGCAATGATATGCTATTCTAACATTAATCTTAGGTCTTGATGAAATTGGGCGAAAACTTCAGGTTTGTTTTGTTTCCTCGAAAAATTAACATGACCGGTGCATAATATTTCacaaggaaatttttttcaagaaaaatagtttgattttcttttgtttggtagGATTTTTCAAATGAGATGAAAATTATCATCGGAAGTTTGGTGTTGACAAACTTTAGAATGTGTTCAAGACAAATAAACCTAGGTCTGGTGCCAATTATCGGGACCTTGGCGGCAAGACTGGGAACTCAAGTCTTTTACCTAATATCTACGTGCCAGATTAGGACCCTGAGCCACGGACTCGATGTCCTAGGGATTAGACACTGGAGGCCTATCCAAGAACTTGTGGCCCTAGGTGCACAAGTCTTGCCCACGACGTTAAAAGTCTAGGTGCATGGACCAAAGTTTAAGTGTCTGAGGCACTAGTAAGTGTACTAGGATCTAAGGTGAGGCCCCTCTGTCTTACGTTCAAGAGCTAGAGGGTTCGATCAGAATCCAAGATCTGGATTTTCACGAAAGCAATGATCCTAGCAATGAGGAGGTCAAATTAGATCATTCAAAATGAAAGCTAATCTTTTAAAGAcgtaaatcatttttcaaattgaaatataaatttgtattctttgtgaaaattaatttttgttgattcatttttaaGGTGCCAAAATGACGAACTGAGGAGATACTTTCCAACTAgtatttttccacaaaacaaatctATCCTTTGTGTTTAGAAAATTCACTCTGACGCCTCCTATAAGAACATATAAAATCCACAAAATAAGAAAGCTACGATGAGGTGGCTTAAGTTTACAAATTTTAAATCCAAGTAGATAAGAACGAAATGTTTTGTGTAGTATACTAAAATGATTAATGAATAACGCTGAGTATACTAAAAGATTTcactaaaatgaaatttaataaaGTACTTAAGGCGAAGAGTATTTCCTCCTGTTCCCTTCATTGCCTCCTTATAGCCGTTTCGACAAAAGGGCTCCATCTGCCATTTAAAAttactttgtttatttatttttttatgttttgcttcGTTAGGAGGAtggagaggagaagaaaattgatgtgacagaagaaaatttaaaatttccaacCAATTCACTCTTACATAGTATGTAAGTTTATCAAAGTTTTCTACACCTGCCTCTCATCTTCTCCCCCTTCCCTCTGTCTTTTAAAGGCAAGTTGGTGGATGAGCTCCTCTCCCTCAAAGACTTAAAATCACAAGGTGAGTATAGTCTATAATAAACACTTGGATTTATAATTTTGATCAAGCATATGCACATGAAGTTCTTGTAAAAGcatatgaaaaaattatgagattaTAGATTTCATCTATATGAGGAAATAATGAATTATTACTACAGTACACATGTTTCCAACAATTGGTGACTATGTCATATTAATAGGCCTCTTAGTGAAGCTTTAGTAGCAAAGTTATCAACCTAAGAGGTCTTATAACTAGCTTTTGCAATTCCTAAAGTTGACCACTTGAGGAggattatccaaaaaatcataaacttattgtgtaaatgtcaattcaattctaaactttcttATTTGgccaatataattttaaatattttcatgattttctaaTGTAATCCACCTAATCTAAATTGactggaaattgctaacatgacgATCCAATCATTGCTGCCTATCCTTCATGTTATGGCTAGCAATTTGAGATAGACCACATTTGCTCAACATAAGAGAAAATTCCAAGTAAGAGTCTAAAATGCAATTATTTActcaaataagagcttaaagtggattttgttttaaataaatgcaTGAAGTAAGatcattatctcaaataaggatttgaagtggATTATGTTTTAAATAAGATCCCAAAGTGGttatatttgttttaaataaagacCTGACTTTCTAATTGGTAAGggcattttcttcatttatctttttttttcctttttcctttcattttttttttctttttctagtttgtCTTCCTTTTTATGCCTGTGGCTAGCCGGCCATCGATGATTCCTAGAAAGGtctgggcaagggttgcccttgcccAATTTGGTGAAGGACAACCTTGCCTAGGTGAGGCAACCCTCACCCTAGGGGAGGCTGCCCTCACAGCCATCGATGAGGTAGGCCTtcaccaaatctggcaagggtgACTTCTCCCACAGCTAGAGTAAGGGTCGCCTCGCCAACGACTAAGGAGGGATGACCTTGCCCAGACGAGGTGACCCTCGCTCTAGGTGTGTCCGCCCTTGTTGGCCCTAAGCAAGGGTGGCCTTGCTTGCGGCCAGTGAGGGTTGTCATGCCCTTGACAGCCTTTACTAGCATCCATCAACCCTCACTAgatagaaaaaaacaaaaaaaagaaaaggaaagataagaacaaaaaaataattaaaaatttaaattgtatttaGACAAAAACACCCTTTGACCTATTGGAAAATTTAGTCGACAAGTGAATGGTGAAGTTAGgccattatttgaaacaactgTGGCTACTTCaggttattatttgaaataaccaTTGTTACTTCAAGCCCTTGTTTGATATAAGGTCCATTTCGGaccattatttgagaaaaataaagatatttcaaccattagtttggaattttcacAATATTGGTAATGCCTAAATTTTAGCTACCCACTGAATCATTCATTAATTGcagcaaaaataattttcattaaattgcatagcatatataAGAGAATTTGCATCACTAgtattagaattgatttttaaaaaattaaataaaaaattatgttttatatttaaccaaaaaaagaagaagagaagggagtagagtcgggccgggccgggtccGCGggcctcttcttctctttcccttccttttcctcttctctccACCTGGGCCGGCCTGCTCCCCTTTTGTTTCCTACCCGGGCCCCATcgcttttctttccccttttccttcaTGCATCTGTAGAgaacgagaaaatattcagtggttagcAACTGCCACGTCATCGGCTGACCTGGCGTATATGCTCCATTGAAAAAGCGACATCTGTCCGGTGACTTGGAATATGTaggaattgaaaaattaaaaccgaagGGGCTCGGAcgcccttttctctctcctctggcGAGCCACTGACACGAAATAATAAATGCATTGTCCCCGCTCAAAACCCCCTCTCTCATCTTTTCAATTTACGCGGGCGCTCTATCTCCCCCCattcctctttctctccctctcatcttttcaattttttcaagctATGGCTTCGTcaccagctctctctctctctctctctctctctctctctctctctctctctctctctcctcttttcagTGCTGGTTTCTCAGAGATCAACAAGAAGACGACATTTTTCTTCGTCCATTTTCTCCAGAAAGGCGAACGTTGTAGCGATTTCCGTTAACGCAGATCAAGCAATAGGCGTAACCTCGGATGATCAGCGCCCGGAGAGTGGGAGATTATTCGCAGtctctaaaaaaaatttggttagAAGCTTTAGGTTGCTGACTTGAGCTGTCAAAGTCGGCATTCCTGGGATCGTGGACGCAGCACGCGGAGAAGAAGCAGGCCTCTTCGGGCTCCCCTTTCGAGCTCCCCTCAACGTCGGAGAGCGTCGCCCGCCGAGCGAGACCCTCGGACATggaaggctcggaggcgagTTTCTTGTAGACCCTCGGAGACCCTTCTAAAAATTATTGGTCCTTTGTTTCTCTGGCAAATCCAAAAAAGCAAACGCATCCCGTCCTCAAGCTTCAATCTGTCTCCTCAGCGGCGAGATGATCTTAAAAACATTCTCTTCACGATGCAGTCGTCTACTGTGCAGCACCTCCGCCACCGCCATCGCCACCGCCAGCTTTAGCACCTTTTGCAATCCTAATCACCATAAGACCCTTCCCCTATCGACAAAAAGTGAGCTCTCAATCCACTCCACAACGTGCCCTCGTGAAGGGCATTGTACCCCACGATGATCCCTCCGTCTCCTTCTCGCGCCACCTCGAACGCCCCACGCAGGTGGTCACCTCCACAGTCTAAGACACGAATTCCACGACCGAACCACTTGGCAATTTCCTTCTTGTGCTCGAGGGCCATCTTGGAGGCCCCCGATTCGGGTTGAGGTGACGAAGCCCGGTGAATATGACGACGCAGCTGAGCGCCGCGCTGGCCGCGTACAGCACCAGTTCTCCAGGAAActcgcctccgagccttccATGTCCGAGGGTCTCGCTCGGCGGGCGACGCTCTCCGACGTTGAGGGGAGCCCGAAAGAGGAGCCCGAAGAGACCTGCTTCTTCTCCGCGTGCTGCGTCCGCGATCCCAGGAATGCCGGCTTTGACAGCTCAAGTCAGCAACCTAAAGCTTCCAACCAAATTCTTTTTAGAGACTGCGAATAATCTCCCACTCTCTGGGTGCTGATCATCCGAGGTTACGCCTGTTGCTTGATTTGCGCTAACGGAAATCGCTACAACGTTCGCCTTTCTGGAGAAGATGGACGAAGAAAAATGTCGTCTTCTTGTTGATCTGTGAGAAACCAGCACTgaaaagaggggagagagagagagagagagagagagagagagctggtgACGAAGCCATagcttgaaaaattgaaaagatgagagagagaaagaggaatgGGGGGAGATAAAGCGCCCGCGTAAATTGAAAAGATGAGAGAGGGGGTTTTGAGCGGGGACAATGCATTTATTATTTCGTGTCAGCGgccagaggagagagaaaagagcgtCCGAGCCCCTtcagttttaatttttcaattcctACATATTCCAAGTCACCGGACAGATGTCGCTTTTTCATTGGAGCATATATGCCAGGTCATCCAATGACGTGGCAGTTgctaaccactgaatattttctcgcaAAGAACAGAGAACGGGAAGGAAAGGACGATGTACGCGACAGGAGCAGAAGAGAAAGGGCA
This genomic stretch from Eucalyptus grandis isolate ANBG69807.140 chromosome 3, ASM1654582v1, whole genome shotgun sequence harbors:
- the LOC104436705 gene encoding uncharacterized protein LOC104436705, with the translated sequence MSLISWISSIIKTVWPLLKYLWENWGIHFLVTVSLTCEILLTILGIRRKYMRSNLARSIVWASYLLLSYVAKIALGKLTVVHIDDPKNPGYDVELVGLFAPLLLMQLGYPDGITAYAVEDNRLGLRQILNVGATVVIVVRILIRCWDGSSPVSGLYIPLFITGFIKAALWVWALKSVYDENSIVNAEYFPKVATEEVRESSRQLELFPEDKKFDSARDILKAYFRFDCLKPHIANWPYHPVFVSRDWMSIKNYSANRAFTVNEIELNFMFDALYTKAPILFTKWGIIGYSVGFFCLVTALCRFAMIFKNAFLIDMYITYTYALLMAFTCLQLYQITRLAFSDWAVVAMGRNLGMPLLSRLLPIIADRCMRKERWSRSIGQLNLLEQCHPYKERPKLVRGVLDWFGKWEHVRAVLDWFGKREIFRWHWLSSRQPMPLGLRALVLRKMEELEEKRNSRPFEERGKWTLEIHDIQEKQGLRGSIEAKFAKSIIIWHIATVVLQSLEFEKSDACEGSKLLSRYIMYLLALQPHMLSLPTANITLEEACYTLRPFLRYREYEDAISALSSSDGDVPHPIKSSEETWDMLLEVQKLMADLRTMDNKWEIISSMWVEMLCHAAFNCHAYRHAKRLRRGGALITHVWLLLAHKTDKFPFENPNRCLKISETSLLGKRFF